TTAGCCTCTGGTCATACGAATAATTTAGACTACGCACTTTAAGATGCTTtctttacagttggtacacagcttccccccccccccaccccccattatCCTTTGTCAAGTTCTATCACTGGCATTGTCCTGTAAAAATTAACCGTCTCACAGCAGTGTTTTAACCACTGGTCATGTCCGTGATACAGAGTTTTATTTTTATGACATACTGTGTCCATTTTACTTCAGGTTTACAAACCATTCCGCATACATTATGCACATTCTGACTTGAAGGGCTATGGTATGGTGTTGGTTTTCCTCCAAGtagtttttgggggggggggggggggggttgatattGTGGGATTGTTTTACATGTTTCATAATTTTTTATGAAAAGGAATACAGTCTCTGTAAAccggtgtttttcttttttttttgttaattttctagttttatttcactcctgtttttatttctcgTAGTTCCAAAGCTATTTCTACACTGCAACATTCCAGTCCCAGGTagatgttatgttttttttaattctatttttatgcattttaatttaatgcaaGCTTTTCTGTAAATTAACTGATTTGCTTTTCTGCAGtagtatgtatttaaatattctgttttggttatttttgtgACGTCTATGAAGTTGAAGGTGAAGATTATGGAATTTAAGATAAAAGCGAAAATCTGTGAAGTATCCGTGTGAAATTCTGGTTATCTGTAaggtgaaattattttaaaagtttaccttTTTAATTGATATTAGATTTTATTGTATACgttacagaaatatttttttgtccaTATCCAGGCTGGGTTCCCACCCCCCACATGTTTCTTTCATGATATTATGTGTGTGACATTCTCcctgtctgtgtgctgtgtacaGTAAAATAATCTATGGTAACAATTTGTATCTCTTGACTAATTTTATTGGCACCGAGTATATAATATTACATTGCGAGTCACCTTTAGCAATTGagtttactaaaaacaaaaaattatgaaTGTTCTGCAGATTATTACTTTATCTTCCATGGACCTCCCTCCCcttagactttaaaaaaaaaaaaataataataaaataaaaaaaagacggATGGGCCACCCATCCGTCGCATCCCCTCTTCCACGATCCTGGAGTCGCCACTAGTTCAAGTCTAAAAACACTACATTCTAACATCTGTTATTTCTCTCTGCAGCAGCATCTTGCAGCAATGCCGAATCTCCAACAGCAGGTTTCTGACATGAAGCCACTTCACATCTCCATGCCCCCCACACAGGTACATGTTATCCCAGTTCTATAATACCAAATATTGTTTGAGATAAATTCTGCTTTTCTTGACATCACTTGGGGGTACTAAAGGTCATCAGTTGACATACTATTAGGTGattttattgtgtattttgttttttaaaaacataatgaaGAACTGAAACAGTACAAATCAATCTGCTTCGCTTTTTCACACATGTTTAActgcaatgttaaaaatgccacCTTTACTAAATGTCTCTGCAGTGGTGTTTATGAAACCCTTAGAAGTGATTTGTCTTAAATGAATGTAATATATTGGTGTTTTGAGACATTCACTCTTGAGTGCCTTTCCGAGCAGCCGTGCACCAGTGAAGCTGGTAGCGTTATTTGTTTTATATGCTTAAACTAACCTATGTTTGTATTATGTCTAGTTATAAAAGACAGTTGCTTGTGCTCctgaatttcttttttaaagtaaattactGGCATtttgaggggggaggggagggggggggggggggggtatattggACAATTAATTACAATGACAAATTTTAGCAGGTAAAAATATTAACAATTGTCAAGTTACAGAAAGCACTACTTTGAACGTTACACTCTTGTATCCCGACTGCACGATTTTTCTCTGAccaacttttgttttctttcgtctcACTCTTTTCTTCTTTCCCTTGGCAGTTTCCTGTTATTCCCCCTGCAACTCCCCTTTCTGGATGTGACACTTTTGTTCCTTCTCGCCCTGATTTCTCCAACGTTCCCACTGTGCCAGCCTCTTATTTCTCGCCTGGCAAAACAGTAGCTCCTCCTTCAGTGAACCCTACTGTGTCTCTCTCTACAACTAAAGTGGTTCCTGCCATGCAGGTGGGAAACCTGACTCAAACCCCTGAATCTGTGGTCTTGCCATGCCAGGGATTGCCTGCGCCAGTGTCTTTGCTTGATATGGGTCTCTCTGGTGATTCAGTTTTGCCAGCTCGGCAGCAAATGCACCAACTAACCCAGCAGCAGCAGATGTATCCCTTACAGCAAATGATTCAGGCTGAGGTTCCACCCTTGCAACCTATTCAAATAGCACAGACAGTGTCTCGGCAGCATCAGCAGCTTCCTTTGCTACAGCAGTCTCTTCAGCAGAATTTAATTCCACTTTCAGAGCAAGCTATTCCTGAAGCTGAGCATTCCGGGCAGGTAACTATGTTAGAAGGCCCCATGTTAGAAGTCAGACATCGCCTGGAATTATGTAGGGTTTGGtctatgtattgtttttaaaaactagCTTGACAAAGACCTAGTGGATTGGCTGTTTTGATGCTGACCAATAAAACTTACTTGATTCTTCAGTGTTTTATGccttttgcatttaaatgtcTTGCATATCAAGCTATTTTTTTTAGGAATATACAATTGTAATGCAGAGCAAATAAGACTAAGTACAAATCTTACTTAAAAGGCAAAATggcatgatttttttattttattttttatctatcTTCTTTTAGATGAATGCTGGACAGATGTCCACTCAGTATTCTTTTGATTTGGGAATGCAAGCAGAGACACATTTTCAGACACCCATAAGAACTGCCCAGGCTTCAGTTGTGTCCCCACCTTTGCCGGAAATGATGTCTACACCAGCTGGAGTGGAGCAGGTTCTGCATCCCACTGGCAAGCAGACCGCAGCAGCTGCCCCTACAAGCATAACCCAACCACTGAGTCAGCAAACCAGGATGACTGCACCTGCCCAGCCAGCAGCAGACGTTTGTCAAGAGGTGCAAACATTCTTTACTTTTTGTAATGAGGCTGTAGGTGTTAATAGGGTGcctgtttgatttcttttttttatcatttcctTTTAAACTCTTGTGACACTTCCCTTCTCCATTACCTATTGCAAAACAGGCCCTAACCCTTCGAGGACCAGGCATCTACAGTAGCCTTTCttcagcatttcattttttttaattttttaaaaataaattaaccatattACCAAAATGCAAGGCCTCCAGTTATTTTGGCAGAAGCTTGTAGTTAAGGTGGAAGTCTATTCAGTATTTGCAATACCTGTTCAATCATTTTAAGGTGTGCTCTTGTGTTTGTAATTGCTTATTCTTTTGTCTTTCAAAATATATTGAAGATATTTGTTTAATATACTCGCAGGAGCCCATACCAGAGAAACAGCTACCACTACACAGTTGCTGCTATGACAGGTAAGTCACATTTACTTTTGTTACCTGCATACAACTTGAATACCTCTGGGTTACTCAACACAGAAGTTGTGGAAGTAAGCTACAGTCACACCCAAGGTTGTTGCTGTTGATTTATGATATTAATTAGCTCAAAGGCATGCTAGCAAAAGGGCACATATTTGTGTAATTGTCCCACGgcagttcttaaaataaaatgttaagccCATCATCATCACAGTTGGCagggtgtcatttttttttcatttcctttttcGTTAGTGTGAATTCTGATGCTGCGTCAGGTAAAGAGATGAGTGATGGCTATGAAGGAATTCAAGGTGGTGGAAAGCAAGAAGGAAAGTCAAGAAAACATCACAGAAGGTCAACGAGAACTCGCTCCCGTcaagaaaaaacaagcaaacccAAACTAACCATTCTAAATGTGAGTACGCAATATATGGAGCAAAATAATCTACAGTATAGCTAATACTGatctaaaaataattacaaactctCCACAAAAAATaggtacattttaattatttgagttaaacatgtttatatatctttcatttctttcattgCTGAATTATTGATCTTCCAATAGGTCTGTAACACTGGAGATAAGATGGTAGAGTGCCAGCTGGAGACACACAATCATAAAATGGTAACATTCAAGTTTGATTTAGATGGGGATGCTCCTGAAGAAATAGCAATTTACATGGTAAGTTTTGCTCTAATGACAAagtatagtttaaaggtaaataTGCTTCTAACTTTGAATCAGATTTTCTTAAATTATCACAAATGATGATTACTGTAtaaggttttgtttaaatgtacattCCGGgttaacattgtgtttttaaaaggcccacttttttttaaactgccttaTGTAGGAAGGAGTTGTTTTAAGATTATGCCAAAAATAATTGGCTACGAAGATGCTGTTTTGTAAGCCACAATATAGGCAGTAGTGTGTGAACTAAAATAAATGATGGAACTACCTAACTATGTAGTCACCACAATCGGGTTTTCTTTCCTTTCCCTATTGAACTTGTACATATCCCTGCCTGTCTATTTGGTGTACAAGGGGAAATGCTGTGTATCaagtgctttctgtttttttttccccttttttgtaGGTCGGGAATGACTTCATCTTGCAGACCGAAAAAGAGACATTTATTGAGCAACTGAAAGATATCATTGATAAAGCTGAGGATATGCTGAGTGAGGATACAGAAGGAGAAAGAAGTTCTGATCAAGGAACAAGTCCACAACAAGGACATACCGTTGTGTTAGAAATGGGAGAGGTGAGGACatattttacaaaagaaaacattgttGCTAAATTCCAGAGAACATGTGTCTAAAAATCAGTGTTTTATTTGGATTTCTTTGGGCATAATAATTCACAAGGTTGTTCcaaaaatgcctttttaaaggatgtcatttttcagtttttcttatTATTTCTACCATTCCCATTAGTGTTTCTCTTAGTAGCTAAGAGCTCCCTTGTGGTGTGTGTCTGGTGGCAGAGCCCTATTAAATCAGCTAGGTTCTCCCTTTACAGCCTAGCTTGGACACGTGTACTGCTGGAACTAAGTTATAGCCCTCGCCAATATAGCCTGGGAGTCTTGTGTGATCTGAAATCATTATTACTTGAAACCGTGAAACAGCTGATGGAGCTTTAACTACTCTTGTATATTCCAGTCTGTACCATTGTACTACAAAATATTAAACGGCTCTGTGCAACTGCAGCAAAGGTCCATAGCAATGTGTGTCTCAAAACGTTctgacattttaaatgaacagttTAGTAGTCCCAACACATTCttgatatataaaatatttacattataatcattttaaaatagagattttgtgtgtgtgtgtgtgtgtgtctatatatatatatatatatatatatatatatatatatatatatatatatatatatatatatatatatatatatacaatatatttatttatttttattttttttattttaaggtttCAACAGATCAGCAGTCGCGGGGCAACCAGCCTGTTTATCAGCAGAATGGTAAGGATTAACTAGTTGCCTTGCTTGCAACTATAGAACCAGAGAAAAAATAACCAAGTAGAGGGAAATAGGTtgaaaattgcatttaaaaaaatgctgtctTAACGTAGCGAATTTATTTTATTCCTCTTGACAGTGCTTCATACTGGCAGACGGTGGTTTATTATATGCCCAGTGGATGAAACGCCCACACCTGAGGTAAAGACGAGCACTTCATCTGCTTCAACAGCACAGCCTGCAACTGCTCAAGGTAAATTGCTGCAAAAAAAAAGCGAACGGATTGTAATTCAAATACTAGTTTACTAAAGTGCAATAGCAAAGGGTTTAATAGTTGACTTGAGATCAAAATATatgaattttagtttttttttttttgttaaattaaattacagaatgttttgtataaaatgtttttaatagaaatcatttttttgtggggtttttttggcTACAACAAAGTAGATACAGAAATAAACTTTACATGTTGATCATTTTGCCAAGAGGAACAATCTGAGGGTATACTTCCACGTTCTGTATAGGCCAGAGAAAAGAATGGTTATGTAACCACGCCCTGCCAAGCTTACAATTCTGCTTCAGTGAGATGCATATGTTCATTTCTAATAAAGAAAGATGGTCTGATGAATTTCCTAAGGCTTTTAAATGTGCTATACTTTAACAGAGTTCCATAATTATACTGTTctcgtttttatttattaaaattgtattttcagaGCCAGAAAAGCAGATCAGTACTCTGGCAGTGCACTTGTCTGCTACAGTAGCTCAGACTCACTTTGATGTCTCAGATGGCCATCGCAGCACACCCCCTCCTTTGGCTACAGGCCCTGCTGTTGTCGCCCCCTCAACAACTTTATCAGCTCAATCAATTGTTCAATCTGCTGCTTTGCCATCAACGACTGGTGCCCAAGTTAAGGATCCGTGTGGGAGTACAGGAGAGCCAGAAATCCAACAGACTCAACCTGTAATGACCAATGGACCTCTGAATGAAATTCTGAGCTCAGGTCCAATTGAGGAGCTTTTTAGTTCACTCTCACCCTTGCAGGCTGTGCAGCAAGTTGCTGAAATTGCTTGTGCAGCTTCTGTTGCCGATCTTCCCTGCTGCCCCATCGTGCCACCTTCGTTGGAAATTACTTCTGCATATAGGGTCATGTCCCCACCTTTCCCTGTCTTGGACCAAATTTTAGACCACCCACCGGCTTGCGTGGCTGAATCAGCTCAGCAGTCTGTGGTATTGCAGCAGCCTTTTACAGCCCAGATGCAGGAAACCGTTGGAGCTACTGGAACAACGGCATCTTCTCAGCCTCAAAGCCCAGCTCAAGCTCCTCAACAGTATCTGCAACAGCAAGCATCCGCTTCTGGGCTGTCTAGCACTCCGCAGACTTCTCTGGTGGAGTCTGATGGAGAAGGCCCGCCAAGGGTGGAGTTTGTGGACAACACAATCAAGACATTGGATGAAAAACTACGCACTTTGCTATATCAAGAGTACGTTCCTACGTGCTCAGCAGGTACATCTGAAACCCCTGGTGGTTCTGGTGCTGAATATGTTCACTCTCCTCCTATTACTGAAAGTATGCTAGCTGAAATTGAAAATATGCCATCAGGAATCCCTGACACAGCTGGCAATCGGATGTCGTTTCCTGATGAAGTGTTGAATCATCCTCTGTGTACATCAGAACTACCTGTGAAGGGTGTCATCCAGACAGCTCCTGCCAGTACAGTGACTTGTAACTATGTGTCGCCACGATCTGCATTTCGTGAACAGATGGCAAGTTCTATTTTTTGGCCGTGAAAGGCACTCTAGAAATTAAATTGATTATtatatagtttgttttgtttataaaaaaagtgTTGTATACACGACTGTTGTGATGTGTATACTGTTTTTCAAAATTACTTGAGAAAAGACCCTCCTATTCTGTAAAGTCACAGAATAGCCTAGAAAGCAGTGCAGAGCTCTATTAGCCTCGTGATGCTAAATCTGAATTGTGAAATGGTGTAACCTTTGGAACTCCTAATATTGTTTGGCATGTACCCTTACTGTAGGTTGCAAAACAAATACCAAAGTATAAAGGCAAATTAAACCACTGCTATCCCGTAAGGTTATCTAGGGATCCACAGTAGTCGCATCTTGGTAGGCAGATCAATACATTTCCCTTCAAGGTGTCTGTGTTCTATATTGGTACTGTTAAATGGCAGGTCACATACATTGCACAGATGCTATTTTTTCATGCTCAGTGGTTGGGGTTATAGTATTAACCTGAGCTTCCCTTGAGTAAAGCACCCTTGAACTGACTATATAGGGATGGTGGGGCTACGCTTCCATGGCCAGCACGGCAATTAAATTTGGTTTGCGTTTGCCAGTGTGTTAGAGGCCAGGTCTTTTAGTATCTCTGCGTCGCATTCACAGGAGCAAAGTTAGCCTTTTGCAGGCTCGGGTGAAAGACATTTGCAAATGTATTCCTTAGCGaaaaattgtaactttttttttttttttttttttttttaaaattttattttttctctcccaGCCTCAAATTCCAGAAAGAAATGACAGCTTGAGCTATGGTAATGAAACTGACACACCCTGGAAAAAAGGTAGGCTTTACTTCACTCctattaaataatttaattaatctTCTTGGCaacaaaaatatttgtattaattgGAGGTTATCCAAGTAGAAAAAGTATTACTGTCCTGAGCCAAACAGACACACTTGTGTATATCTTGTGTATTTGCAGTCTGGCTGGTGGTTCATCAATGTAATTTCGACAGTTGGTATGTTTTTACACTTGGTCAACAATTTCTAGGTTAAGGCTTCTAATGGATAGTTCTGCgtatttttgtttaatgttattttactCCTCAAAGCTGTGATTCCTAGTGAAAGCTGATGACTGCTAATGGCTGCCAGGTTACTCTGCAAGCTCAGCAAAATACCCCAAATGAAACTACCTGTTCCATAAATATCCATTTGATGTTGCTTGTCCAGATCTAATTTAATTCTGTTCATTTTAaggtaaatgttttcttttttaggaTTTCTAAGAGGTGGCCGGGAATGTTTGTTTTTGACCTTTTCAGTAACATatcttgtttttttcctttcaggGTCATTTGACAGTACAAGTAGAGGAGAGTTTCTTCTGAACTTTGCCGCTAGTACACCAACCAGCACAACAAAGAGCAGGTTTcaggtagatttaaaaaaaagatatattctcATATTAATGAGTTCATATTTCAAAATGCTGCTTTTTTGTATGGACctgcatttctaaaattaatAATTTTATTTGATACGTTATTTTTAGAAAATTTGTACACTCAAACAATTGACaacttttgccttttttttttttgtttttagattattCCTACCCCTCCAGATATCATCATAAGGAGACTCGACCGAAGCAAGAAGAGTATCTGTCCAAGCACCAAATGCACAAACAGTCCGGCACAGGCCCCTCTGGTGAATGGGGTGCATGGTTTAGACTTTCGAGAGAGCAAGACGACTGAGCCTGACTACAGTAACCTTGGTGCACCAGCAGAGGGCTCTCCAATCACAACTATTGGCAGGTTCTCTGTCGTTAGCACAAAGGATGAAGTAACTTTCAAGACACCTAACAATAACAGATATTCAGCACCTCCTGACTTCTACATGGATGAACCTCCCTCCAGTCCCAAAATGAAGCCTGTTCCCCGTGCTCATACATCTGTTCCTGTTGATGTCACTGTCCACAGTCATTCTACGGATTCTGGGGATGAGGTTAACAAACCCAAATCTGCTGCTTCTGCCACCATCCCGTGTGCTGGCACAGGCGATCACACCAGCAATGATCTGATGAAAAAAGCTGTTGCTTTCTTAAGAAGATCTGGAAAACACACCAGCGTGCAGAGCCCTGACTCTCTGAAAGGACAGGGGGCAAACGTTCCAACAATAAGTATTACCTCCTTCCATTCTCAGTCCTCCTACATCAGCAGTGACAATGATTCTGAATTTGAAGATGCAGATATGAAAAAAGAGTTGCAGAGGCTTAGAGAAAAGTATGTAATacatgatgttgttgttgttgtttgttctctccttattattattattattattattattattattattattattattattattatgtaaaattagggcttctgttaagtttgtattacatttttctgtgcttatttttttagctatttgagtaagtaaattattactatttaaaaaaaaaaaaattggggggtgttttcgatttttttttttttttttttttttttttaaatactgaaaattgttttcagttaagGCAGCGATTCTCAAACTGAGTTGCGACTGCCTTTTAATGGGGTCACGAATACCTGCGCAATTTAAACTATTTCTGTTTTAAGAAACCGGTATGTTCATTTGTTATTGGCACTCCAAATTTTACTCCCAATGACTCCTTTGCTCCATCTGCCTTTGTCTGAACATTGAGTGGTTACCTAGCAACCAACTTGCAGGTCAGCCAATCAGCAGAATGCACTTCTGTAGCATTAAGTCCAGcctctgatttattattattttgtttatttatttatttattttttaaagaggtgCTGACAACAAGGACCTgatcagcattaaaaaaacaaaaacccaaaaAGCTTGTAGATGCTAAATGGCTTGCTTTGCTAGCCTATCTCTCAACTGTCTTTCTTTACTGTACTTCTTCActgtttcagaaaggagacatccaccatatttgaaatgaacaattctttattgcattttgaCAAATGACCATGCCTATAATGAAATGTGatataatttggcccatggccttgtccattggagctcaTTAGCTGCCCCTATACGCTGGCCGAATTGatgtggaggaggctgtgtggtctggtggttaaagaaaagggcatgtaaccaggtcCCCGGTTCAGGTCCCGGCTCactctctgtgtgaccctgagcaagtcacttaacctccttgtgctccttgtcttttgggtgagacattgttgtaagtgactctgcatctgattcatatagttcacacaccctggtccaGTGGTGCtgaactctggccctcgagatccagtccaggtttttattttataaaaatctgCTCACACACATTTTGGtcaggtttacaaaaaaaaaagtaattaaaagacATTTATTTACCTGTTATATTATTTACCTGTACAGTTTTGTGAAGAGAgatatatttgtgttattttatttttttattttctacccCAGACACATGAAGGAGATCTCTGAACTGCAGTCCCACCAGAGGGGTGAGATTGAGTTGCTTTTCAAGAAACTTGGCAAACCTCTCCCCCCAACTGTGGGATTCCTGCATGCAGCGCCACCAACTGGTCGCAGGCGTAGAGCAAGCAAGTGCAAGCTCAAGGCTGGGAAGCTGCTCAATCCGCTGGTTCAGCAACTTAAAAATGTTACCACTAATACCAATGACAGTAGGTGcagttgtcttttcttttttctgtgtgtgtgtgtgtatatgtatgtatagatatagatatagatatagatatagatatatatatatatatatatatatatatatatataataaaacaagcaCACACATTTTTGCCTGCCTGGTTATTAACCTAATGACTACATGTGCAGCCCTAAAATATTCCAGGCTTAAAGAATGGTTACAATAAATATAAGCAACAATCTCTGTTTTAAGCTTAGAATTATACTGTTGGCAATAATCCacgtactgtatgtgttttatcTTCTAAAGGTGAGCCACCTGTGAATTCCACTGCTGCCTCAGCCCCAGATTCCGGTCTGGCTGACAGTACTCCTTTAACCACTGCAAGTACACTGCCTTCCTCCGCTACTGTCATTCCAACTACAGAGCCTGTTCAGACACAGCAGCCCTGCTCAGTCAAAGAGTCTCTTTCCTCTGATGGCATCTATTCCGGCTTCATCAGCGATGGGAGCGGAGCACACAGCGGGCTCAGTCAAGGTGATTATCTCTGAGCATTGCAAGTAATAAACTGTGTCTCATTCTAGTGCGGTGTTTCAGAATTCTGGATGAGGTAAGCATATAGATAGCATCTTTTATAAGCCTCTTAGAACCATCTTAATgatgtttaaattaatttacacAAGATATTTGTTTGGAGGTTAAATACACAGTCCTTTTGTTTATGGGTTTTTAAACCTATGGTAACCAAAATTGTACTTGTTTAGGGATACCAACATCGTATGGAATTATTTTTCTATATAAGGCTGTATAAATGAGCAATTGAAAGTATACTTTGCTAAGGCTGATCCTGAAGCCATCTTCCTCAAGTGAAATTTTAGGGTGCAATTTAACACTTTGCATGCACACCAAAAAATAGGCCCTGAAATACCTTTTGTAAACTGATTGGCTTCTGAAATCGGTCTGTACTTTAGGTGTTCAGTTAAGAATTTTAGATTTGCAATAAGATTAAGAGGTTGTGCTGACTGtaaatgttaatgtagttttaaaataatcttcTTAGAACAAATACCCCAAACACAAAACTTACTGCTTTATTCTGTAATGCTTTTTGTTTTCCgtgaaaatattgtatttttaaatggtttagtGCGTACAGGGTTTTGAAGTAGCAAGGTGGGAATGGCATTGAAGTTTATAAAAGAGCTACTCTCTTTTACTGACGTGTACACTGTGCCCTTATGCTTTCATTGCATCTTCTTGCACGCAATCAGACATCTGACTAACATTTTCTTGGCTGTGTTAACTTAACTTAATTCTGTGGGTTAACTGCCTGATATTGGTGTAGGGTCTCTGATCAGAACTGTATTTCCTTttacaagtgtgtttttgttttttcttccctCTATATTCATTTGCAGGCTGGACGGTTTACCACCAAACACCTGAGAGAGTGACCTATAAATCTAGTAGCAAACCTCGTACCAGATTCCTCAGTGGACCTGTGTCTTTGTCCATCTGTTTGTATTTGTTCTTTTGTACTTTGCCCCATTTCATTCCTTTTCCTTCTTTTGTTCATTCCAGTTTTGTATTTGGGCAGGTTGCCTGCGTTTTCTTTTTTCACAGCCATCTTTTTTGATTTAACccttttttagttatttttttatagcTCATGTATTCTTTAGTTTTTTCCATACAAATGCTTTCGTGCACTGCTTTTGGCTCGCAACTGGATACCAAAAGCATATGTGGAAGAGCTCATCTTCTGTAAACGTGGGCATTGGTGGTGAATTTGTGGAGTTATCTAAGTTACAATGTGGCAAATTATACAAGTCTGCAGCCTGTGTGTCAAAAAAAGGGCAGAATCCCGGCCTTCACTTGAAGAATGGTCTCTTTCACACATGTTTGGACAATGAAGACATGCATGTAACAAGCTGATACAGTACTAGGAGGTCACTGATGGGCATTACGTCTGTTTA
This genomic stretch from Acipenser ruthenus chromosome 16, fAciRut3.2 maternal haplotype, whole genome shotgun sequence harbors:
- the LOC117412247 gene encoding serine/threonine-protein kinase WNK2-like isoform X1, producing the protein METGGESNSNPPLGGKFPSVPNNDCELNINIYHAVSDNNVNTMDTAAVPRGGSDPSAYPPSHHHRLVNQRFRRRSLWFSDSEEQSFDSPECDNKNKIQNLNLRTIVGRTVGTQGCVQEGSSTESQGGQKDSATESVSADEEKAEVEQKCNAVLPENTKIVGKSASEETEEEAGMKAVSTSPGGRFLKFDTELGRGSFKTVYKGLDTDTWVEVAWCELQDRKLSKVERQRFKEEAEMLKGLQHPNIVRFYDSWESSLKGKKCIVLVTELMTSGTLKTYLKRFKVMKPKVLRSWCRQILKGLHFFHTRTPPIIHRDLKCDNIFITGPTGSVKIGDLGLATLKRASFAKSVIGTPEFMAPEMYEEHYDESVDVYAFGMCMLEMATTEYPYSECQNAAQIYRKVTSGVKPASYNKVTDPEIKEIIGECICQKKEERYSIKDLLNHAFFAENTGVRVELAEEDDGKKSSIALKLWVEDPKKLKTKYKDNGAIEFTFDLENEVPEDVAQEMIESGFFHESDIKIVGKSIKDRVALIKWKRERTVLLQVNKENRDGEGLEKQKAQQAQLLIPVVGVLQVGQPVVLEPEEPEADQYAHHLNLPASATSVTSDSTFDSGLGLTVYSDSQSSQQSVIYPSRLDPIPCAVQQVCSPPLSDTQGPPPSLQHHHHHHQQQPQLGSYPQPPAPGFSMIQNPAAALSQQSQQLYQQPTQPFSVLQPTAIPTVQHAPSQTMPPTQQFQSYFYTATFQSQQHLAAMPNLQQQVSDMKPLHISMPPTQFPVIPPATPLSGCDTFVPSRPDFSNVPTVPASYFSPGKTVAPPSVNPTVSLSTTKVVPAMQVGNLTQTPESVVLPCQGLPAPVSLLDMGLSGDSVLPARQQMHQLTQQQQMYPLQQMIQAEVPPLQPIQIAQTVSRQHQQLPLLQQSLQQNLIPLSEQAIPEAEHSGQMNAGQMSTQYSFDLGMQAETHFQTPIRTAQASVVSPPLPEMMSTPAGVEQVLHPTGKQTAAAAPTSITQPLSQQTRMTAPAQPAADVCQEEPIPEKQLPLHSCCYDSVNSDAASGKEMSDGYEGIQGGGKQEGKSRKHHRRSTRTRSRQEKTSKPKLTILNVCNTGDKMVECQLETHNHKMVTFKFDLDGDAPEEIAIYMVGNDFILQTEKETFIEQLKDIIDKAEDMLSEDTEGERSSDQGTSPQQGHTVVLEMGEVSTDQQSRGNQPVYQQNVLHTGRRWFIICPVDETPTPEVKTSTSSASTAQPATAQEPEKQISTLAVHLSATVAQTHFDVSDGHRSTPPPLATGPAVVAPSTTLSAQSIVQSAALPSTTGAQVKDPCGSTGEPEIQQTQPVMTNGPLNEILSSGPIEELFSSLSPLQAVQQVAEIACAASVADLPCCPIVPPSLEITSAYRVMSPPFPVLDQILDHPPACVAESAQQSVVLQQPFTAQMQETVGATGTTASSQPQSPAQAPQQYLQQQASASGLSSTPQTSLVESDGEGPPRVEFVDNTIKTLDEKLRTLLYQEYVPTCSAGTSETPGGSGAEYVHSPPITESMLAEIENMPSGIPDTAGNRMSFPDEVLNHPLCTSELPVKGVIQTAPASTVTCNYVSPRSAFREQMPQIPERNDSLSYGNETDTPWKKGSFDSTSRGEFLLNFAASTPTSTTKSRFQIIPTPPDIIIRRLDRSKKSICPSTKCTNSPAQAPLVNGVHGLDFRESKTTEPDYSNLGAPAEGSPITTIGRFSVVSTKDEVTFKTPNNNRYSAPPDFYMDEPPSSPKMKPVPRAHTSVPVDVTVHSHSTDSGDEVNKPKSAASATIPCAGTGDHTSNDLMKKAVAFLRRSGKHTSVQSPDSLKGQGANVPTISITSFHSQSSYISSDNDSEFEDADMKKELQRLREKHMKEISELQSHQRGEIELLFKKLGKPLPPTVGFLHAAPPTGRRRRASKCKLKAGKLLNPLVQQLKNVTTNTNDSEPPVNSTAASAPDSGLADSTPLTTASTLPSSATVIPTTEPVQTQQPCSVKESLSSDGIYSGFISDGSGAHSGLSQGWTVYHQTPERVTYKSSSKPRTRFLSGPVSLSIWSTLKRLCLGKERSSRSSNSSSSTVPVQSQQPMPQQLQGLGQAQANNSNNNNKKGTFTDDLHKLVDDWTKETVGATHIKPSLNQIKQKRQWQDMEHKPKQAVSEMKCTSIPGTMKKYQIPLSCPMTAALAPGISPAMTGSHVPGMMPPYRMPACHFGGPIPGSVYGVQWPVITGPVAQAGVFGAPDVPRFPSLGNAGLQVYPVPLQKPIVNPPSPNMRTT